One Leptolyngbya sp. SIO1E4 genomic window, CCTTTCCCCAAGATGGCCTCTACAGTGCCCCGGGGAATGTTGAGCGACTGGAGGAAGCCCTGAAGTTGGGGGCCGATGCGGTGGGGGGCATTCCCCATTACGAACTGACGCGAGAGGATGGCGTTAAATCTGTCCACACTATTTTTGAGTTGGCTGAGAAATACGATCGCCTCATTGATATCCACTGTGACGAGATTGATGACGACCAGTCTCGTTTTCTGGAGGTGTTGGTGGCAGAATCCATTCGCCGCGATATGGGAAGTCGAGTAACGGCTAGCCATACAACCGCCTTTGGTTCCTATAACAATGCCTATGCTTTCAAGCTAATGGGCTTTTTGCAGCGATCGCTCATTAACTTTGTTGCCAATCCCCTTATTAACCTCACCCTTCAGGGCAGAACCGATACCTATCCTAAACGGCGCGGGCTCACGCGAGTTAAAGAACTCTGGCAAAACGGGCTGAACGTGAGTTTGGGCCACGACTGCATTCAAGACCCCTGGTATAGCTTAGGCACTGGGAATTTGTTAGAGGTGGCATCCATGGCAGTGCATGCCTGCCAAATGACCGGACGAGACGAATTAATCGCCAGCTATGCCATGGTGACCACCCATGGAGCGACCACCCTGAAGCTGTCAGATCGCTATGGCATCGCTGTCGGTAAACCCGCTAACCTGATTGCCTTAGAGGCCCAAGATGCGATCGCAGCTATTCAGAAACGGGCTACAGTTTGTCATGTCATCGCCCAGGGTAGGCACTTAGTCAGTACAACGCCTCCCCAGGTCATTTGGCAGGGCTGACTGTGAAATTCACCTAGTCAACTTGTAAATATCCGGTGAAGGTGTGCCTGATTCTGCCCGAGTTGGAGGCTTCATGGACACAATGAGGATGAGCGGGATTTTTGTCAGGGCTCAGCCTCTGTCTCTCTGAAGATTAAGACTTTGGGAGACGAGTCTACAGCCTTTAGATAAGCCTAAAACACGCTGGCTATAGGAGTTCTGAAAGTCCCCCTAAACCATTCCGACATAGGAACTGTTAGGGCCTCATCAAGTCAGTACGACGATTAAAGTCGTCAGCCTGATGAAGATCTAGTAGAGATGCTGGTTTAAGGGTTGTTGTCGATTAGCGTTCATGGATTGCGATCTCATGTCCATGCAAATTTTGGGTGGCCGATATCATGTTCTTAGGCACCTGGGTGGAGGTGGCTTTGGGCAGACGTTTTTAGCGCAAGATCGGCATTTGCCGGGCGACCCTTGCTGTGTTGTTAAGCGTTTGCAGCCTCGTACTTCCGATCAACCCTCGTTGGAGTCGGCCCGACGGCTCTTTCATACTGAGGCGGAAGCACTCTATGACTTAGGAAACCATGATCGCATTCCTCGCCTATTGGCTCACTTTGAAGAGGACGAACAGTTTTACCTGGTTCAGGAATATATTGAAGGGTCTCTCTTAACGGAGGAAATTCATCCAGGGAACCAATTATCTGAGCAGCAAGCGATTGAATTGCTCCAGGATCTCTTGGAAACCCTCTGTACTGTTCACAATCACAAGGTGATTCACCGAGACATCAAGCCCTCTAACCTGATTCGCCGCAACCGTGACGGCAGAATAGTTCTGATTGATTTTGGCTCGGTCAAACAAATCAGCAGCCAAGCCATCGAACAGCAGGGGCAGGTCAGTATGACAGTGGCGATTGGGTCACTGGGGTACATGCCAAATGAACAATTGGCTGGGCAACCCTACCTGAGCAGTGACATCTATGCCGTGGGTATCTTGGCGCTGCAAGGGCTGACTGGGTTAGAGCCCAGACGCTTACCTAAAGACCCGCGCACGAGCGAGTTAATGTGGCGTGAGTTAGTTTCGATCAAGCCTGCGTTTGCCGATGTCCTAGATTTGATGGTGCGTTACGACTTTCGGCAGCGCTATCCCTCAGCCAGAGAAGCCCTGGCAGCCCTTAACCGAGCCGTCATGCCGCCGGGGGCTACCCTGGTGCCTGTGGATCTCAGTTCTGAAGCGCTAGAAGCCCATGTGGCTTGGTTAGAGCGGGCGGATGAACTCTTTCAGAAAAATCGCTTTGAAGAGGCTGGCCGTTGCTATGAAAAAGTCACTCAGGTGCAGCCCAAGGCGACCACCGCTTGGTTTAAGCTCGGTATTTCCTTAGAAAATCTAGAGAAGTACGAAGAGGCGATCAGTGCTTATCAGCAGGTGACCCAGCAACAGCCGCAGGACTATTTGGCCTGGCTCAAACAGGCAAAAGCCCTAGAACAGCTGGAGCGCTATGAAGAAGCCCTGGCAGCTTATGAGGAAGTGTTAGGGTTGCAGCCCCAAAACTATTGGGCTTGGGCGGATCAGGGTCAGCTATTAGAGCGCCTAGAGCGCATCGACGATGCGCTGGCAGCCTATGACCGGGCTGTACAGCTGAAACCTGATTTTCAATTTGCTCAAGATAAGCGGAAGCATCTGCTGATTGCGCTGCAGCGAGTTGATCAGCTGTACACGTTGCAGCATTACGATGATGCGATCGCAGCCTGTGATCGAACTCTCCAAGAGAACCCTGAAGATGCGATGGCCTGGCTCATGCGAGGTATGGCCTTAGAAAATCAGCAGGAACTGGAAGAGTCTGCCATTGCTTACAACCATGTTGTGCGTTTGCAACCAGATGATCATATGGCGTGGTTCCGCTTGGGGACAGTTCTAGAATCGTTAGGGCACCTCGAACGAGCAGAGAAAGCCTATGGCAACGTGACGCGCCTGCAGCCCCAAAATCATTGGGCGTGGCACCAGCGCGGTCGCATATTAGAAAAATTAGAAGACTATCGAGAGGCGATCGTGGCCTATCAGCGGGTTACCCAAATCCAGCCGAGTTTTCAGCCTGCTCAAGAAGCCCACCAGCGCCTCTTGAACGAAACATTGGCCCCGGTGGTTTCTCAATCTTGCCAATAGAGATTCTGCGGAACTTCCATGCGGGACTTGAGGCCAGGCGTTAGTATTGTTAAGAACTGTTTTAGGCCATGACAGTTCATGATGTGCCTGGTTTTGCACTATGCCCCAGCCTGCTCCTTCTGCTGAGCCCCCTCTTTCGGAAACGCCGAACCATCAAAACGGTCATCGGCCTGCGGTGACTGCTCAAGATGACAACATTATTCGGGTGCGAGGCGCACGGCAGCACAACCTGAAAAACATTGACCTGGAGTTTCCTCGCAATCAGCTCATTG contains:
- the codA gene encoding cytosine deaminase; the encoded protein is MSKACSLLLRQGRLVDDPDRRVDIAIRDGIIAEIAPSLDLVANTVLDLDGLLVSPPFVESHIHLDSVLTAGQPRWNQSGTLFEGIEIWRDRKQSLTVADVKERAIAALKLQASQGVLFVRSHADVSEPSLTPLKGLLEVREAVKDWMTLQVVAFPQDGLYSAPGNVERLEEALKLGADAVGGIPHYELTREDGVKSVHTIFELAEKYDRLIDIHCDEIDDDQSRFLEVLVAESIRRDMGSRVTASHTTAFGSYNNAYAFKLMGFLQRSLINFVANPLINLTLQGRTDTYPKRRGLTRVKELWQNGLNVSLGHDCIQDPWYSLGTGNLLEVASMAVHACQMTGRDELIASYAMVTTHGATTLKLSDRYGIAVGKPANLIALEAQDAIAAIQKRATVCHVIAQGRHLVSTTPPQVIWQG
- a CDS encoding tetratricopeptide repeat protein, whose translation is MSMQILGGRYHVLRHLGGGGFGQTFLAQDRHLPGDPCCVVKRLQPRTSDQPSLESARRLFHTEAEALYDLGNHDRIPRLLAHFEEDEQFYLVQEYIEGSLLTEEIHPGNQLSEQQAIELLQDLLETLCTVHNHKVIHRDIKPSNLIRRNRDGRIVLIDFGSVKQISSQAIEQQGQVSMTVAIGSLGYMPNEQLAGQPYLSSDIYAVGILALQGLTGLEPRRLPKDPRTSELMWRELVSIKPAFADVLDLMVRYDFRQRYPSAREALAALNRAVMPPGATLVPVDLSSEALEAHVAWLERADELFQKNRFEEAGRCYEKVTQVQPKATTAWFKLGISLENLEKYEEAISAYQQVTQQQPQDYLAWLKQAKALEQLERYEEALAAYEEVLGLQPQNYWAWADQGQLLERLERIDDALAAYDRAVQLKPDFQFAQDKRKHLLIALQRVDQLYTLQHYDDAIAACDRTLQENPEDAMAWLMRGMALENQQELEESAIAYNHVVRLQPDDHMAWFRLGTVLESLGHLERAEKAYGNVTRLQPQNHWAWHQRGRILEKLEDYREAIVAYQRVTQIQPSFQPAQEAHQRLLNETLAPVVSQSCQ